Proteins encoded by one window of Dryocola sp. LX212:
- a CDS encoding IS3 family transposase (programmed frameshift) — MTKPVSTSKKPRKQHTPEFRNEALKLAERVGIAAAARELSLYESQLYAWRSKINNARCSSEREQEMSVEIARLKRQLAERDEELAIPPKGRDILREAPEMKYVFIEKHRAEFSVKAMCRVLRVARSGWYAWRLRRHQITPRQQFRLVCDAAVRKAFTDAKQRYGAPRLTDELPEYNVKTIAASLRRQGLRAKAARKFSPVSYREHGLPVSENLLKQDFYASGPNQKWAGDITYLRTDEGWLYLAVVIDLWSRAVIGWSMSSRMTAQLACDALQMALWRRKRPGNVIVHTDRGGQYCSADYQALLKRHNLHGSMSAKGCCYDNACAESFFHSLKVECIHGERFISREIMRTTVFNYIECDYNRWRRHSACGGLSPEQFENQNLA, encoded by the exons ATGACAAAACCAGTATCAACCAGTAAGAAGCCCCGCAAACAGCACACGCCTGAATTCCGCAACGAAGCCCTGAAGCTTGCGGAACGTGTCGGTATTGCTGCCGCTGCCCGGGAACTCAGCCTGTATGAATCCCAGCTCTATGCATGGCGCAGTAAGATTAACAATGCCCGCTGCTCTTCCGAACGTGAGCAGGAAATGTCCGTTGAAATTGCCCGCCTTAAACGCCAGCTGGCTGAACGGGACGAGGAGCTGGCCATTC CTCCAAAAGGCCGCGACATACTTCGCGAAGCGCCCGAAATGAAGTATGTCTTTATTGAAAAACATCGGGCTGAGTTCAGCGTCAAAGCCATGTGTCGGGTTCTGCGGGTTGCCCGCAGTGGCTGGTATGCCTGGCGCCTGCGTCGTCATCAGATAACCCCTCGACAGCAGTTCCGGCTTGTCTGCGATGCTGCTGTCCGAAAGGCATTCACTGACGCAAAACAGCGTTATGGTGCGCCTCGTCTCACTGACGAACTGCCTGAGTACAACGTCAAAACGATTGCCGCCAGCCTGCGACGTCAGGGACTTCGTGCAAAGGCTGCCCGGAAGTTCAGCCCGGTCAGCTACAGAGAACATGGCCTGCCGGTGTCTGAAAATCTGCTGAAACAGGATTTTTACGCGAGTGGCCCGAATCAGAAGTGGGCAGGAGACATCACGTATCTTCGCACCGACGAGGGCTGGTTGTACCTCGCGGTGGTGATTGACCTGTGGTCGCGGGCTGTCATCGGCTGGTCAATGTCGTCGCGGATGACAGCGCAGCTGGCCTGCGATGCGCTGCAGATGGCACTCTGGCGACGTAAGCGACCGGGAAATGTCATTGTCCATACAGATCGCGGTGGGCAATACTGTTCGGCGGACTATCAGGCGCTGCTGAAGCGGCATAATCTGCACGGTAGCATGAGTGCGAAAGGGTGTTGTTACGACAATGCCTGCGCGGAAAGCTTCTTCCACTCGCTGAAGGTGGAATGTATCCACGGGGAACGTTTTATCAGCCGGGAAATCATGCGGACGACAGTGTTTAATTATATCGAGTGTGATTACAATCGGTGGCGCCGCCACAGTGCCTGTGGCGGTCTCAGTCCCGAACAGTTTGAAAACCAGAACCTCGCTTAG
- a CDS encoding DUF1778 domain-containing protein → MRTQPKETPINIRAKAAQRDLIDRAAELVSKSRTDFVLEAACREAEDILLDQRLFMADENQFNAFLKALEAPVSENVGLADLLSRRAPWE, encoded by the coding sequence ATGAGAACCCAGCCGAAAGAAACCCCAATCAACATACGAGCGAAGGCCGCCCAGCGCGATCTGATCGATCGCGCGGCGGAGCTGGTCTCTAAGTCCCGCACTGACTTTGTGCTGGAGGCCGCGTGTCGTGAAGCAGAGGATATCCTTCTCGATCAGCGGCTCTTCATGGCGGACGAAAATCAGTTCAACGCCTTCCTGAAAGCCTTAGAAGCCCCCGTTTCCGAAAACGTCGGCCTGGCCGATCTGCTGAGCAGGAGAGCTCCGTGGGAATAA
- a CDS encoding PTS sugar transporter subunit IIA yields the protein MKRHYIFASHGTFASGILNSVELILGKQNNIHTLCAYIHEGEDLTEQVNNLMASFPAQDELVVLTDIFAGSVNNEFIRFIHRPGFHLLAGLNLPLIIEMLISPQDEETTLLISESLASARQSIQYCNQTLNTALVTDKDF from the coding sequence ATGAAACGACACTATATTTTTGCCAGCCACGGCACCTTCGCTAGCGGTATCCTCAACTCGGTTGAGCTGATTCTGGGCAAGCAAAATAATATCCATACGCTTTGTGCCTATATTCACGAGGGCGAGGATCTGACCGAGCAGGTGAATAACCTGATGGCTTCTTTTCCGGCTCAGGACGAGCTGGTGGTATTAACGGATATTTTTGCCGGCAGCGTAAACAATGAATTTATCCGCTTTATTCACCGCCCCGGCTTTCATCTGCTGGCCGGGCTGAATCTGCCGTTAATCATCGAAATGCTTATTTCCCCGCAGGATGAAGAGACGACGCTGCTGATTAGCGAATCGCTGGCGAGCGCCCGCCAGAGCATCCAGTACTGCAACCAGACGCTGAATACGGCGCTGGTGACGGATAAAGACTTTTAA
- a CDS encoding sigma 54-interacting transcriptional regulator — translation MRKDDLLTFLKNQTDFFDPHDVSDIFTAGHLAGRFELRRNTASHYLNQLVAQGVLIKINTRPVYFLHKASFEQQFYRLSRTEFASVDELLAESDGGKQQHDHFSLLIGHEGSLRKPIEQLKTALFYPDGGLPLLITGDSGTGKSYLAQLMHEYAIAQRLIGADAPFVTFNCAQYASNPELLAANLFGYVKGAFTGASTDRAGAFEAADGGILFLDEVHRLHAEGQEKLFTWLDRGEIYRLGETASGHAVSVRLIFATTEDIHSTFLTTFIRRIPIQVVLPELESRSRKEKEALILQFFWMEAKKVGLGLSLSPRLLSVLSHYVFRGNVGELKNVIKYVVASAFAKQGAGPTLSVTIHDLPEPVMAQLPALSEAVTDRQDDILLDEKTCLPWLLQSQDAARMLIHDLQLSVLALYEKYRSAHHAWDDIELRIGNEIEELFDRLIFDSQDKASSQMLLLVTSQVREEFYRLEKSYSVQFNGNCIYAIGHYLVHRSNVEPSKLNAEVCKQLDRFLEQKYPLLYLFCDEVLTSLTRRLDLNIQAMDRVLLLLWLNKTGVQTSQLVTKAVILAHGYATASSIANVANRLLKQTVYESFDMPLDVTPEAIAQQVTQYVERNAQASSLVILVDMGSLNDIHQYFSHRVTMPVAIINNVSTRMALYVGERILQGDYLENIASDIATDLPVEHKIIWPERNKPKAIITTCATGIGAASNLCSLLKASIPQELGIEVVAYEYETLAENKRREPIFSRFDVLALVGTLDPNIPEVPYIPLDTLISGQGNETLLGLFGALTGPEEVKQINERIVKNFSLRRVIESVTILDTGKVINKVEQFLTRYQHLATISVPNDRKVALYVHVSCLIERLIRQAAIQVYAGRRAQCQRNHLAALREAFSVIESSYSVKIPEAELFYIHDILHLETEFLQYDQEF, via the coding sequence ATGCGTAAAGACGATTTGCTCACCTTCCTGAAAAACCAGACCGACTTTTTCGACCCTCATGACGTCAGTGACATCTTCACTGCCGGCCACCTTGCCGGGCGTTTTGAACTACGGCGCAATACCGCGAGCCACTATCTCAACCAGCTGGTGGCGCAGGGCGTGCTGATAAAAATTAACACCCGCCCCGTTTACTTCCTGCATAAAGCGAGCTTCGAGCAGCAGTTTTATCGCCTGTCGCGCACCGAGTTTGCCAGCGTCGACGAGCTGCTGGCAGAAAGCGACGGCGGGAAACAGCAGCATGACCACTTTTCCCTGCTGATCGGCCATGAAGGTTCGCTCAGGAAGCCGATTGAGCAGCTGAAAACCGCGCTCTTTTATCCCGACGGCGGCCTGCCGCTGCTGATCACCGGCGACAGCGGCACAGGTAAAAGCTACCTTGCGCAGCTGATGCATGAATACGCCATCGCGCAGCGGCTGATTGGGGCAGATGCCCCTTTTGTCACGTTCAACTGCGCCCAGTACGCCAGCAACCCGGAGCTGCTGGCGGCAAACCTGTTCGGCTATGTTAAAGGGGCTTTTACGGGAGCCAGCACTGACAGAGCCGGCGCGTTCGAAGCGGCGGACGGCGGCATTCTGTTTCTGGATGAAGTTCACCGGCTGCATGCCGAAGGGCAGGAGAAACTCTTCACCTGGCTCGACCGGGGGGAGATTTACCGGCTGGGCGAGACCGCCAGCGGCCACGCCGTTTCGGTTCGGCTGATTTTCGCCACCACCGAGGACATTCACAGCACTTTCCTGACCACGTTTATTCGCCGTATCCCCATTCAGGTTGTCCTGCCGGAACTTGAAAGCCGCAGCCGCAAAGAGAAAGAGGCGCTGATCCTGCAGTTCTTCTGGATGGAGGCAAAAAAAGTCGGCCTTGGCTTAAGCCTCAGCCCGCGGCTGCTCTCCGTGCTGTCGCACTATGTTTTTCGCGGCAACGTAGGGGAGTTGAAAAACGTTATCAAATACGTGGTGGCCTCTGCGTTTGCTAAACAGGGGGCGGGGCCGACGTTAAGCGTGACGATCCACGATCTTCCTGAACCGGTGATGGCCCAGCTGCCCGCGCTCAGCGAAGCCGTGACCGACCGCCAGGATGATATCCTGCTCGACGAGAAAACGTGCCTGCCGTGGCTGCTGCAAAGCCAGGATGCGGCCCGCATGCTGATCCACGATCTCCAGCTCAGTGTGCTGGCCCTGTATGAGAAATACCGCAGCGCTCACCACGCCTGGGATGATATCGAACTGCGTATCGGCAACGAAATTGAAGAGCTGTTTGACCGGCTGATTTTCGACAGCCAGGACAAAGCCAGCTCGCAGATGCTGCTGCTGGTGACGAGCCAGGTGCGGGAGGAGTTTTACCGGCTGGAAAAAAGCTACAGCGTCCAGTTTAACGGCAACTGTATTTACGCCATCGGGCATTACCTGGTGCATCGCTCGAACGTCGAGCCCTCAAAACTTAACGCCGAAGTGTGCAAACAGCTCGACCGCTTTTTAGAGCAAAAGTACCCGCTGCTCTACCTGTTTTGCGACGAGGTGCTGACGTCGCTGACCCGCAGGCTGGATTTGAACATTCAGGCGATGGACCGCGTGCTGTTACTGCTCTGGCTGAATAAAACCGGCGTGCAGACCAGCCAGCTGGTGACCAAAGCGGTGATCCTGGCGCACGGCTATGCCACGGCGAGCAGCATTGCCAACGTGGCGAACCGGCTTTTGAAGCAGACGGTTTACGAGTCGTTCGATATGCCGCTGGACGTGACGCCCGAGGCCATCGCTCAGCAGGTGACGCAGTACGTCGAGCGTAACGCGCAGGCCAGCAGCCTGGTGATTCTGGTGGATATGGGCTCGCTTAACGATATCCACCAGTATTTCAGCCACCGGGTGACGATGCCGGTGGCCATCATTAATAACGTGTCCACGCGGATGGCGCTGTACGTCGGCGAGCGGATTTTGCAGGGGGACTATCTGGAAAATATCGCCAGCGACATCGCGACAGATTTGCCCGTCGAGCATAAAATCATCTGGCCCGAGCGGAATAAACCGAAGGCGATTATTACCACCTGCGCGACGGGTATCGGCGCCGCCAGCAATCTTTGCAGCCTGCTGAAAGCGAGCATTCCCCAGGAGCTGGGGATCGAGGTGGTCGCCTATGAGTACGAGACGCTGGCGGAAAACAAGCGCCGCGAGCCGATCTTTTCCCGCTTCGACGTGCTGGCGCTGGTGGGGACGCTCGATCCCAACATCCCCGAGGTGCCCTATATCCCGCTGGATACGCTGATCTCCGGGCAGGGCAACGAGACGCTGCTGGGGCTGTTCGGGGCGCTGACCGGTCCGGAGGAGGTGAAGCAGATTAACGAGCGCATCGTGAAGAACTTCTCGCTGCGGCGGGTGATTGAGTCCGTCACCATTCTCGATACCGGCAAGGTGATTAATAAGGTAGAGCAGTTTCTGACGCGCTATCAGCACCTGGCCACAATCTCCGTGCCCAACGATCGCAAGGTTGCGCTCTACGTTCACGTAAGCTGCCTGATTGAGCGGCTGATCCGCCAGGCGGCGATTCAGGTCTACGCCGGACGGCGCGCTCAGTGTCAAAGAAATCACCTCGCCGCGCTGCGGGAGGCCTTTAGTGTCATTGAGTCCAGCTACAGTGTCAAAATCCCCGAGGCCGAGCTGTTTTATATCCACGATATTCTGCATCTGGAAACTGAATTTCTTCAGTACGATCAAGAGTTTTAG
- a CDS encoding MFS transporter translates to MKESVSYVPSRADFTGSPAVAASSTSNGPSVTSLVAVTLGNGLEIYDFAVYSFFSVIIGHLFFPASNDYVSLLLAVATFGVGFIMRPLGSMVLGNYADRHGRKAAMTLIMGLMSLGVLMVAFAPTYKDVGIFAPIVLIAGRLLQGFSAGGEVGAATTWLMEAGGHSRRGVRVSWQMTSQGGAALLGAAMGAGLSHVLSEQQLYDWGWRVPFIFGLLIMPVGLYIRRQLPETHSTTADSTVANPALTLWREHRRALVLGILLVMKGTTTFYIIIYYMPAYMVNTLHMPTSISYWISLTAALLTLLIPFWGGRLADRLPKRKPILIGCAIVSFLLIWPIFATILYGVPLGYTIALIAVDQILANISAVAMFLLVLETFPKAVRACGMAMVYAVGVSLFGGFAQFNVTWLLKVTNAPMAPAWYLMFCSLVSLAALMAWRERHLDHDE, encoded by the coding sequence CGCTGGGCAATGGCCTTGAGATCTACGATTTTGCCGTGTACAGCTTTTTCTCCGTGATTATTGGCCACCTGTTTTTTCCGGCCAGCAACGATTACGTTTCCCTGCTTCTCGCCGTCGCGACCTTCGGCGTCGGCTTTATCATGCGCCCGCTGGGCAGCATGGTCTTAGGCAATTATGCCGATCGGCACGGACGCAAAGCCGCCATGACGCTGATCATGGGCCTCATGTCGCTGGGCGTTCTGATGGTGGCTTTTGCCCCGACCTACAAAGACGTGGGAATTTTCGCACCGATAGTCCTGATTGCCGGACGCCTGCTGCAGGGGTTTTCGGCGGGCGGTGAAGTCGGTGCGGCGACCACCTGGCTGATGGAGGCTGGCGGGCATTCCCGGCGTGGCGTACGCGTAAGCTGGCAGATGACCAGCCAGGGCGGGGCTGCGTTACTGGGGGCTGCGATGGGAGCCGGACTAAGCCACGTGCTGAGCGAGCAGCAGCTGTATGACTGGGGCTGGCGAGTTCCATTTATCTTCGGGTTGTTAATTATGCCGGTTGGGCTGTATATCCGTCGCCAGCTGCCGGAAACCCACAGCACGACGGCGGACAGCACCGTTGCCAATCCGGCCCTGACGCTCTGGCGCGAGCATCGTCGGGCGCTGGTGCTGGGGATCCTGCTGGTGATGAAAGGCACCACGACGTTCTACATCATTATCTATTACATGCCCGCCTACATGGTGAATACCCTGCACATGCCCACCAGCATCTCCTACTGGATAAGCCTGACGGCGGCGCTGCTGACGCTGCTGATCCCCTTCTGGGGCGGCAGGCTTGCAGACCGGCTGCCGAAGCGTAAACCGATACTGATCGGCTGCGCGATCGTCTCTTTCCTGCTGATCTGGCCGATCTTTGCCACAATTCTGTATGGCGTTCCGCTCGGCTACACCATCGCGCTGATCGCCGTAGATCAGATCCTCGCCAACATCAGCGCCGTAGCAATGTTCCTGCTGGTGCTCGAGACCTTCCCGAAAGCGGTACGCGCCTGCGGTATGGCGATGGTTTATGCGGTAGGTGTTTCACTGTTCGGCGGCTTCGCACAGTTTAACGTTACCTGGCTGCTGAAAGTCACGAATGCGCCGATGGCCCCGGCCTGGTACCTGATGTTTTGCTCTCTCGTTTCCCTGGCCGCGCTGATGGCCTGGCGCGAACGTCACCTCGATCACGACGAATAA
- a CDS encoding M20 aminoacylase family protein, giving the protein MLIKEILDHEAEMIAIRRDFHQHPELGFEEFRTSDRIAELLTSWGYEVHRGLGGTGVVGTLRVGSGGRRLGIRADMDALPMQEQTGLPWASAVEGKMHACGHDGHCAILLSAARYLAEHRPFSGTLHLIFQPSEESVGGAKRMIDDGLFTLFPCDAIFGLHNFPLIPAGQIMTKPGALMASSDSMTVHLEGKGGHGSMPENSIDPTVAGAAIVMALQTIVSRNVDPQDAAVVTVGSLQSGTTHNIIPHNAVLKLNMRTFKPEVRDAVKTRIQAIVQGQAESFGVKASIEPDFGYPVTINDPAQTEFALQVARDAFGAEWVADPQEVKSAMGSEDFAFMLEEVPGCYVWLGTGKGKDDYSVHHPLYQFNDECISIGATYWVKLTEAYLR; this is encoded by the coding sequence ATGCTAATCAAAGAAATTCTCGACCATGAAGCGGAGATGATCGCCATTCGCCGCGACTTCCATCAGCATCCGGAGCTGGGCTTTGAAGAGTTCCGCACCAGCGATCGCATCGCGGAGCTGCTGACCAGCTGGGGCTATGAGGTGCATCGCGGGTTAGGCGGCACCGGCGTAGTGGGGACGCTACGGGTTGGCAGCGGCGGCAGGCGGCTTGGCATTCGTGCCGATATGGACGCGCTGCCCATGCAGGAACAGACCGGGCTGCCGTGGGCGAGCGCGGTGGAAGGCAAGATGCACGCCTGCGGCCACGACGGCCACTGCGCAATTCTGCTGTCCGCGGCGCGCTATCTGGCTGAACATCGGCCATTTAGCGGTACGCTGCATCTTATTTTCCAGCCGTCGGAAGAGTCCGTCGGCGGCGCAAAACGCATGATAGACGACGGGCTGTTTACCCTTTTCCCCTGCGATGCGATCTTCGGCCTGCACAACTTCCCGCTGATCCCGGCAGGGCAGATCATGACTAAGCCGGGCGCGCTGATGGCCTCGTCCGACAGCATGACCGTTCACCTTGAAGGCAAAGGCGGTCACGGGTCGATGCCGGAAAACAGCATCGATCCTACCGTCGCGGGAGCTGCGATCGTCATGGCGCTGCAAACCATTGTTTCCCGCAACGTCGACCCGCAGGATGCCGCAGTGGTGACCGTGGGCAGCCTGCAAAGCGGAACAACCCACAACATCATTCCGCACAATGCGGTGCTTAAGCTGAATATGCGCACGTTCAAACCTGAAGTGCGAGATGCGGTGAAAACACGTATTCAGGCCATCGTGCAGGGCCAGGCGGAAAGCTTTGGCGTGAAAGCTTCTATCGAGCCGGACTTTGGCTATCCGGTAACGATTAACGATCCGGCGCAGACCGAGTTCGCCCTGCAGGTGGCCCGCGACGCGTTTGGCGCAGAATGGGTTGCGGATCCGCAGGAGGTGAAAAGCGCGATGGGCAGCGAAGATTTCGCGTTCATGCTCGAAGAGGTGCCGGGCTGCTACGTCTGGCTGGGCACCGGCAAAGGCAAAGATGATTATTCCGTGCATCACCCTCTGTATCAGTTTAACGACGAGTGTATTTCCATCGGCGCGACCTACTGGGTGAAGCTCACCGAGGCCTATTTACGTTAG
- a CDS encoding PAAR domain-containing protein, giving the protein MATGHFLRIGDKTTCGGSILSGSPNHSFGGIATARNGDSVSCGKDSKIYHIAGGIPTYTIHGVAAAGTLHSRSTCPCNASFISSFPNASYWVEEKKAVKAAPVVTAAPLAVPAPTKAEEPVQHAQTAKKPHKEETKREPVDAGFCVLPYGAETRAYEPWLFESEPPAGTRELYRSLNGEGKEYKAGSILLVVDPEKQDSDQIAHMQVAKQRIDTALEPLTHKEANFLHDHYATIANFSNIADKGIGLAAEPVGKYFENIEKILKEIQETYKNTYITRGALIGEQFYVRRAQLFKELDHVLKVGFLNKGMKLGEHNNLKSALGLSTKSITHKWNETGISDIDGYATHIERAAKYVAAMRYVGYVGIGFSALHSINEINEACSIGRESECTKKKYTEIGSFAGGLAGSYAGGAAGVGLCSVILGALTIEAAGAGALACGVILGTGGGYVGGEYLSDKGEEYGEIIYNAVGK; this is encoded by the coding sequence ATGGCAACTGGTCATTTTCTGCGTATTGGCGACAAAACAACGTGCGGCGGTAGTATTCTTTCAGGCTCCCCAAATCACAGCTTTGGGGGGATTGCGACTGCGAGAAACGGAGATTCCGTATCATGTGGAAAAGATAGCAAAATCTATCACATCGCGGGTGGTATCCCCACTTACACGATTCACGGCGTAGCAGCCGCAGGTACTTTGCATAGCCGCAGTACATGCCCCTGTAACGCAAGTTTCATTTCGTCATTCCCAAATGCTTCCTATTGGGTCGAGGAAAAGAAAGCAGTTAAGGCTGCCCCTGTAGTTACTGCTGCCCCTTTAGCTGTTCCTGCACCAACAAAAGCGGAAGAACCCGTACAGCACGCCCAGACAGCTAAAAAACCACATAAGGAAGAAACTAAACGTGAACCAGTAGATGCTGGCTTCTGTGTACTTCCTTACGGTGCTGAAACGAGGGCCTATGAGCCCTGGTTGTTCGAAAGTGAACCACCAGCAGGAACACGCGAACTTTACCGCTCATTGAATGGAGAAGGTAAGGAATACAAAGCTGGTTCTATCCTGCTTGTTGTTGATCCAGAAAAACAGGACAGTGATCAGATCGCACATATGCAGGTCGCTAAACAACGTATTGATACAGCATTAGAGCCGCTTACGCATAAAGAAGCTAATTTCTTACACGATCACTATGCAACAATAGCTAACTTTAGCAACATCGCCGATAAAGGAATCGGGCTTGCTGCTGAACCTGTTGGGAAGTATTTCGAAAATATAGAGAAAATCCTGAAAGAGATTCAGGAAACGTACAAGAATACATACATCACAAGAGGGGCTTTGATTGGTGAGCAGTTCTATGTAAGACGAGCTCAACTATTCAAGGAACTTGATCATGTCCTTAAAGTCGGCTTCCTTAATAAAGGTATGAAACTTGGTGAGCACAACAACCTAAAAAGTGCTCTTGGTTTATCAACTAAATCGATAACTCATAAATGGAATGAAACGGGAATAAGTGATATTGATGGCTACGCTACACATATAGAGCGAGCGGCAAAATATGTAGCAGCTATGCGATATGTTGGTTATGTCGGGATCGGCTTTAGTGCTTTGCATTCTATCAATGAAATAAATGAGGCTTGTTCTATTGGTCGTGAAAGCGAATGTACTAAAAAGAAATACACGGAAATAGGTAGCTTTGCAGGGGGGCTTGCTGGTAGTTATGCTGGCGGTGCTGCTGGTGTTGGCCTCTGTTCTGTTATTTTGGGGGCTTTAACAATAGAAGCTGCCGGAGCAGGTGCATTAGCTTGTGGTGTAATTCTTGGTACTGGTGGGGGGTATGTAGGCGGAGAGTATCTCTCAGACAAAGGTGAAGAATATGGTGAAATAATTTATAACGCAGTAGGAAAATGA
- a CDS encoding IS256 family transposase: protein MSQPFDFDKALKALQDGQALTGKDGILTPLIKQLTEAVLAAELDSHLAQDIAANLKNGSSKKTLKTPTGAFELATPRDRNGSFEPQLVKKHQTTLSDEIERKIIRMFALGMSYKDISQEIEDLYAFSVSSATISAVTDKVIPELKQWQLRPLEKVYPFVWLNAIHYKIREDERYQSKAVYTVLALNLEGKKEILGLYLSESEGANFLLSVLTDLQNRGVNDILIACVDGLTGFPEAINSIYPDTEVQLCVIHQIRNSIKYVASKHHKAFMADLKPVYRAVSKEAAEVALDELEEKWGQQYPVVIQSWRRKWENLSHYFRYPATIRKVIYTTNAIESVHRQFRKLTKTKGAFPNENSLLKLLYLGLMNAQEKWTMPIQSWNLTLSQLAIYFEGRLDKVMTL, encoded by the coding sequence ATGTCCCAACCCTTCGATTTCGATAAAGCCCTGAAAGCACTTCAGGATGGTCAGGCGCTGACTGGCAAAGATGGCATCTTAACGCCGTTAATCAAACAGTTAACTGAGGCTGTGCTGGCTGCTGAGCTGGACTCTCATCTGGCTCAGGATATTGCCGCTAACCTGAAAAATGGTTCGTCCAAAAAAACGCTCAAAACGCCAACCGGTGCCTTTGAACTCGCCACGCCCCGCGATCGTAACGGCTCTTTTGAGCCTCAATTGGTCAAAAAGCATCAGACCACACTTTCCGATGAGATTGAGCGCAAGATCATCCGCATGTTCGCGCTGGGCATGAGTTACAAAGATATCAGCCAGGAAATTGAAGACCTGTATGCTTTCAGCGTCTCCAGCGCCACCATCAGCGCGGTTACGGATAAAGTCATCCCTGAATTAAAACAGTGGCAGCTGCGCCCGCTGGAGAAGGTTTATCCCTTCGTCTGGCTGAACGCTATTCATTATAAAATTCGTGAGGATGAGCGTTACCAGAGCAAAGCCGTGTACACCGTTCTTGCACTGAATCTCGAAGGCAAGAAAGAGATCCTGGGCCTTTATCTGTCTGAAAGCGAAGGGGCTAACTTCTTGCTGTCAGTACTGACCGATCTGCAAAACCGCGGCGTGAACGACATTCTGATTGCCTGTGTGGATGGCCTGACGGGGTTCCCGGAAGCGATAAACAGCATTTACCCGGATACCGAAGTTCAGCTCTGTGTTATCCATCAGATCCGCAACTCGATTAAATATGTCGCCTCAAAGCACCATAAGGCGTTCATGGCCGACCTGAAGCCCGTTTATCGTGCAGTCTCGAAAGAGGCGGCAGAGGTGGCTCTGGATGAACTGGAGGAGAAATGGGGCCAGCAGTACCCGGTGGTTATTCAGTCATGGCGGAGAAAATGGGAGAATCTGTCCCATTACTTCCGGTATCCGGCGACGATCCGTAAGGTGATTTACACCACAAACGCCATTGAATCAGTGCACCGCCAGTTCAGAAAACTGACGAAAACGAAAGGTGCATTCCCGAATGAAAACAGTCTGTTGAAGCTGCTTTATCTGGGGTTAATGAATGCGCAGGAAAAATGGACAATGCCGATCCAGAGCTGGAATTTGACATTGTCGCAGCTGGCGATTTATTTTGAAGGCCGCCTCGATAAAGTGATGACGTTGTAG
- a CDS encoding CDP-diacylglycerol diphosphatase → MKKTLRAVLFLMLLVLLAAAGWLLYIHANSDALWKIVSQQCVPGQQQQQDPAPCLEVDLDNHFVVFKDAKGPLHMLVMPTEEITGIESPELQKADTPNYFYYAWQERGRLKQWGAGSVDERYLGLAVNAWYGRSQNQLHIHLACLRPEVYRELSQQEGLISTSWQPLAVKLKGHDYLAMKIPADTFAQQSPFALLNRYVQVHGDDIAKYGLAVTVNEQGEFVLLANRLKVKDMNLGTAGEILDYGCALQN, encoded by the coding sequence ATGAAGAAGACCCTCCGCGCCGTTTTATTCCTGATGCTTCTTGTGCTGCTGGCCGCTGCCGGATGGCTGCTGTATATCCACGCCAACAGCGACGCGCTGTGGAAGATTGTCAGCCAGCAGTGCGTGCCCGGCCAGCAGCAGCAGCAGGATCCTGCCCCTTGTTTAGAGGTTGATCTGGATAACCATTTCGTGGTGTTCAAAGACGCTAAAGGCCCGCTGCACATGCTGGTGATGCCGACCGAGGAAATTACCGGCATTGAAAGCCCTGAACTCCAGAAGGCGGATACGCCCAACTACTTTTATTACGCCTGGCAGGAGCGCGGTCGCTTAAAGCAGTGGGGGGCGGGGTCCGTGGACGAGCGTTATCTGGGGCTGGCGGTCAACGCCTGGTACGGCCGCTCCCAGAACCAGCTGCATATCCATCTTGCCTGCCTGCGCCCGGAGGTTTATCGGGAACTTAGCCAGCAGGAAGGGCTTATCAGCACCAGCTGGCAGCCGCTGGCCGTGAAGCTCAAGGGCCATGATTATCTGGCGATGAAAATCCCTGCCGACACGTTTGCGCAGCAAAGCCCCTTTGCGCTGCTGAACCGCTACGTTCAGGTGCACGGCGACGACATTGCGAAATATGGCCTGGCGGTGACCGTTAACGAGCAGGGTGAGTTTGTGCTGCTGGCAAACCGGCTGAAGGTGAAGGACATGAATCTGGGCACCGCCGGGGAAATACTCGATTACGGCTGCGCGCTGCAAAATTAG